DNA sequence from the Streptomyces sp. NBC_01497 genome:
AACAAGGGCGAGCAGCCGCAGGCCCCGGAGGCCGGCTGACGCGACGGCGGTGACCGCCCATCACGGACGGTCACCGCCGCGCCGGGCCGGCGCCCGTCAGATCACCTGCCGGCGCAGTCCGCGCACGTACCGAAGATCTCCAGGGTGTGGGCGACCCCCACGTACCCGTGCTGCGCGGCGACCGCGTCGGCCCACTGCTCGACGGCGGGTCCCTCGACCTCCACCGCCGCTCCGCACATCCGGCACACCAGGTGGTGGTGGTGCGACTCGCTCGCGCACCGCCGGTACACGGACTCGCCCTCCGTGGTGCGCAGCACGTCCACCTCACCCGCGTCCGCGAGGGA
Encoded proteins:
- a CDS encoding Fur family transcriptional regulator; the encoded protein is MTTAHSDGPAVRGRSTRQRAAVASALDDVEEFRSAQELHDMLKHRGDSVGLTTVYRTLQSLADAGEVDVLRTTEGESVYRRCASESHHHHLVCRMCGAAVEVEGPAVEQWADAVAAQHGYVGVAHTLEIFGTCADCAGR